Part of the Bacteroidia bacterium genome is shown below.
CGCTTTTCCCAGGCTGGTCCGTGCAGCGTGGGTGGTACGGACGTTTGCCTTGGTGGCTACCTTCATTCCAATAAAACCCGCCAGTGCCGAGCAAAGGGCACCTACTATAAATGAAACAGCCACAAGCCAGTGGGAGGTATCTGCCTGTGCCGAAACACCAAGCAGTATGGCCACGCAGATGACGAAGATGGCTAGCACCTTATATTCTGCCCGTAAAAACGCCATAGCACCCTCTGAGATGTAGGCAGCAATTTTTTTCATCCGGTCAGTGCCTTCATCCTGTTTTGAGACCCACGAGGATTTAAATAGCGTAAACAGCAAGGCAATCACCCCAAATACAGGGATTAAGTAAACCAAGTACTCCATAAGAATTTTTTTGTTTGTGTTTGAGAAAATGGTTAGTGATAAATTCCGGGAGCAAATATGGACTTTTAGCAATAAACATGTGACAAGAAAGGCTTTTTTGATTTTGAAGACCACCTCGCACTGATAAGATTGTAATCAGCTATTTTCTGACGGGCTTCCGGCTAAAGCGGTGAATGCTGCATTTTTTGGATGGGATTGAGAAAGAACATTTTGGCCCAGCCCATTGGCGAACCGTCAATTCGCCAGAAATACGGGATAGGCGTGAAGATGCTGTAGTGCAAATGAGGCGGTTTTCCCGCAGCGTTGCCGGTTGAGCCTACTTCACCAAGTTTTTCGCCCCGGCTTTTCCATGAAAGTAAACCGGCATCGGCCGAGCGCAGATGTGCATAATAATGGAAGTGCCACTTAGGACCCATCACCACTACTACCTGGCCGCCACGCCTCAATTCTCCATTGAACACCACAAGGCCATGATCGGCAGATATAACAGGGCGTCCTTCTTCAGCAAAAATGTCAATGCCCTTATGCACCACTGATTTTCCCCAGGGGTAATACCAGAATGTTTCCGGGTGCCAGTCTCTGGCAGAAGCATTTTCCACAGGAATGATAACTTTCTCCGGAAGGAGAAAGCCAATCAGGAGAATGATCAGGAAGAGAATCAGCAATTTCTTTTTCATGGAAAAAATAAACAGAGCGCTTATTTGGCAATATTATTAATTTTTGCAGTTCATAGCGAAAGCGGCAGTTCCTTTACTTTTCACGCATGATCGAAACAGCATCCCTCATCATTTTCCTCGTATTCGTGTGGCTGATGATAAAAGCATCCCGGAGCAGATGGCGGGGAGCCACATCAAAAAGCAGGGAAACGCTAAAGCCGGGATGGAAGGAAATCCTTGAAGATAAGGTTCGTTTTTATCAGCGCCTTGAGCCTGAAGAAAAGAAGGAGTTTGAGGCCGGGGTTTTAAAATTCCTGCGGCAATGCACCATTACCGGCATTAAAACCAAAGTTACTGATGAAGACAGGATTTTGGTGGCGGCAAGCGCAGTTATACCGCTTTTCCGGTTTCCTGATTGGGAGTACAGAAACATTAATGAAGTGCTGTTGTATCCTGACTCTTTTGCTTACGATTACGATCTGGAAGGAGACGACCGGTCCATTTTAGGAATGGTCGGAACCGGAACGCTGAACAATAAGATGATCTTATCCCGCCCTTCGCTGCGAAAGGGGTTTGGCAACAAGACGGATAAGCACAACGTGGCCATTCATGAATTTGTGCATTTGCTCGACAAGGCTGATGGCAGCACCGATGGAATTCCAGAATATCTCATGGATAAGCAATACATCATCCCCTGGCTAAAGCTGATGCGCAACGAGATAAAAGCAGTTCAGGAGGGGGATTCAGATATTCATCCTTATGGAAGCACCAGCGAAGCCGAATTTTTCAGTGTGGTGAGCGAATACTTTTTCGAGCGGCCCAATCTCTTTGAACGTAAGCACCCCGAACTTTACCGGATTCTGGAGAAAATATACCGACTGGACAGTGAGCAGTGAAAAGTGAACAGTGAATCAGTGAGCAGTGAACCCAGAACACGGAACCCTGAACATTGAACACGGAACCCTGAACCAATTCACTAAGGAAACCTGGGGAACTTACTGAAGTCCGGTTTGCGTTTTTCGATAAAAGCATTTTTGCCTTCTTTGGCTTCTTCGCTTAAATAATAAAGCAGGGTTGCATCGCCCGCCAATTGCTGTATGCCGGCCTGTCCATCTAATTCAGCATTAAATCCAGCCTTTAACATGCGCAGGGCAATCGGGCTTTTCTCCAGGATTTTGTTGCACCACGCAATGGTGGTTTCTTCCAATTGAGCCAGCGGCACCACTTTATTCACAAGTCCCATATCCAGCGCCTCTTCTGCATTGTATTGATCGCAGAGAAACCAGATCTCACGGGCCTTTTTCTGACCCACAATCCTGGCGAGATAGCTGGCGCCAAAACCGCCATCGAAGCTGCCCACCTTGGGGCCGGTCTGTCCGAAGCGGGCATTATCCGCAGCAATGGTGAGATCGCACACCACGTGGAGCACATGCCCGCCACCAATGGCCCAGCCCGCCACCATTGCAATTACAGGTTTAGGAATGCGCCTGATCTGCATTTGCAGGTCGAGTACGTTAAGGCGCGGAACGGTATCCTCGCCTACGTAGCCACCGTGGCCGCGTACGCTTTGGTCGCCACCGCTGCAAAATGCTTCTCCACCTTCTCCGGTCAGGATAATCGCACCGATGCGCTCGTCCTGGCGGCAAAGCTCCATGGCTTCACTCATTTCCTGCACCGTGAGTGGAGTAAAGGCATTGTGAACCTTTGGCCGGTTAATGCTGATCTTTCCAATTCCATTATAATAGGAAAAGATGATCTCTTTATAGTCTTTAATTATTTCCCAGTTAATGACCATTTTTTTAAAGTTTAAATTTAAATGTTTGGGGATTGAATAAAAGATTTAACACTTAAACAAATTTCTGATAATTGATAAACAGTAGTTGTATAGCAATTGCGAGATCGTAATTCAGCATTTATATTAAACAAGTATATAGTTAAATTTAAAACTGAATTCCAATTTAATAAATGAAATTGCCTGCTTTTCAATTTATCTGAATTCACCATTTAAACCTTCACTTATTTGACATACAAGGATTCTTTGGCTTTTTCCACAACCTGATCTACTTGCGGCAAATGGGCTTCCACGAGTGTGGGCGCATAGTTCATCGGAGCATCAGCCGTGGTGATTCGCTTAATTGGAGCGTCCAGATAATCAAACGCGTGCTTTTGAACCTGATACGAAATTTCGGAGGAAATGGAGGAAAAAGGCCATGCTTCTTCAATGATCACGAGGCGGTTGGTCTTTTTCACCGATTTCACGATGGTTTCAAAATCCAGCGGGCGAATGGTGCGCAAATCAATCAGTTCCACAGAAATATCTTCTTCGGCAAGTTTGTCGGCAGCGGCTTGTGCTACCTTAAGTATTTTGCCGAAAGACACGAACGTTACGTTAGAGCCTTCCTGCTTCACGTGGGCTTTGCCAATTGGAATCAGGTATTCTTCTTCAGGTACCTCCATTTTATCGCCATACATCTGTTCGCTTTCCATAAAGATAACCGGATCATCATCCCGGATTGCGGATTTCAGCAGGCCCTTAGCATCATAAGGATCGGAGGGCACCACCACTTTCAGCCCCGGTACGTTGGCGTACCAGTTTTCAAATGCCTGGCTGTGCTGCGCGCCAAGCTGGCCCGCAGAGGCTGTTGGTCCACGGAATACAATTGGACAACCGAATTCGCCACCACTCATACTTTTGATTTTGGCGGCTGAATTTACAACCTGGTCAATCGCCAGCAGGGCAAAATTGAAGGTCATGAATTCAACGACCGGCCGGAGCCCGTTCATGGCTGCACCTACCGCTATTCCTGCAAAACCAAGTTCGGCAATGGGCGTGTCTATCACCCGTTTCGCGCCAAATTCATCAAGCAGTCCTTCGCTTACTTTGTAGGCACCATTATAGTCGGCTACTTCTTCACCAATAAGGAATACCGTGTCATCGCGTTTCATTTCTTCGTACAGCGCTTCGCGCAGTGCATTCCTGAATTGGAGGATTCGGTCTTTGTTTTCGTTGTTGCTCATTTCTCAGTTTTCGCGTGTAAACAGGGCGCAAAGTTAGGAGAAATTCGGTTTCAGCCTGCGGACGCTGACCGGGTTTATGGCTGCAATTTGAGAACATGCCAAATTTTTGTGCTTTCCTTCTGGTGCTATGAGCAATTCGCAATTGGCGATTGGTAAAAAGAGGTGGCTTCACGGTTTTTAGGCCCAAGCGCATTGTGGGATTAATAAAAGGATTATAGCCAAAAGTAACCAGCGGGTTCATGGATTCCAGAGCTGACGTGGTAAAGTGTCTTTTTCAGGAAATGGATATTTTGTTTTAAATGAATTATTGGGTTTATAGAAAGTCAATATTTTACTTTTGTAATCTTTAAAATATATTTTTTGAATCAATGAAAAGAATATTTCAACTCCTATTCCTTGCGATCGTAATTACATGCTCGTGGGCTGATGCACAGGATACTACGCTGCTCTATCGGATCAGCGGCAATGGACTGACGCAGAATTCCTGGCTTTACGGCACGATGCACTGGCAGGATGAAAGGCTGACGAGTTTTGGCCCTGCAGTGTTGGATGCCATAGCCCAAAGCGATGTGGTGGCGGTGGAAGTAATTTTGGATGATGATCTACAGGCCCAAATGGGTTTGCTCAAATATATATTTATGGATACCACGCTGAGCGCTCTGCTTCCTGAAGAGGATGTGGAAAAAGTGAAGGCGCTGGTGCAAGAAGTGAATCCGATGATGGGCTTGGTCGTGGAAAAGCTGAAGCCGATATTTATCAGTACCTTAATAATGGAAAACCGTATGGAAAAATCGGGCGATCATACGGTGGATAATTTTTTTGAGAAGTATGGAAAGGCGATGGGCAAGGAAGTTACCGGCATTGAAACTGTGGAGGAACAGATGCAGGCACTGGATGCCATTTCGCTGGAAGACCAGGCAGCCATGCTTCAGCAGCAAATAAGCGATATGGACGAATCGGATTCCCTGAGCGATGAAATGATGCGGATTTATTTGTCTCAGGACATGGATAAACTTTACCGGTTTTATAAGGAACAGGAAGATATTCCTTTGAACTTTGACCAATCCCTGCTGGGCGACCGCAACAAGATCATGGCGCATCGCATGGACAGCCTGATGCAGAGCCGGCCTACGTTTCTGGCGGTGGGTGCGCTGCACTTGCCCGGGAAAGAGGGCGTATTGCAGCAATTACGAAATGCAGGCTACAGCGTGGAATCGGTTTCTTCTCCGTTTGCCGCAGAACCTACCCAATTGCCTTTATTAAATGAGGATGAATAGTTATAGTTTTAAAACCATTGAAATGGTTTGGGGTGTATGTTTAATCGCTTTTCCCACGGTTAAAACCGTGAGCTATGGGTTCGATTTTTATAAGGCTCGATCGTTATTTTGTTGTATGTCATTATCCATAAATATAGCCCACGAATTAATTCGTGGGGCAAGAAGTTAACCCAACGATAGAATGGCTTTAACCATTTCAATATTTTGATTTTTTTCAGCCCTGGCCATATATTCATAAATAAATTGGGGAATATAGAATGGCCGGATTCATTCAATCCCTCATTGAGAAACCCGGCTTGTAAGTGGATACTTTAAGTTTTGGAATTCAGAAAGATCTGCCTGGATATAACCAACGAAAATGGCTGACTCAATGCGGATGGGAAGTTGATTTTTGTCAGCCGAAACATAGAGGGTCATATCGCGCTGATCTTTAAATATTCTTCCTTCTATTAATTTAGGTTTAATTATGTACACTTTGAATTTTCCAAGCTTTGTTTTAATCGTGGTGGTTCCGGTATAGGTGGCTCCAACCGGAAATAATTCGTCATCCAGGAAAGTGAACATATTAAGTGAATCGCCTGCCTTTAGTTTGGAAAGATCAATACAGCGGGCGTAATAAAGGGCGCTAAGAATATCATGTATCTTAGGAGGAACTGCAAATTCCTTGTCCCCACTTCGCAACATATTCGAGTTGCGCATAAATATATAGGATTCCTTTTTTTTATAGTCACCCTCCGTAACGTTCCTGATAAAAAAGGAGGGAAGCAAAGTTTTAGTATCCAGATATGTGTTGTAATAGTCGCGCACTTTATAAACGAGGTCCCATCCTCCAGTGGTTCTGCCAATAGCTCCAATCTGGTAGTGTGGTTTTCCATTTATATTTTTCAGCTCTTCCCCCACTTCGAAGCGAGCATAGCCGGCATTGATCAGCCCGTAGTGGATCCGGTATTCCAAGACCTCACCCGGCTTAAATGCCCGGTAATCGGACGTTTGGCTAATTGCCATCAAAGGCAGGAGAAAGAAAAATAAAAGGAATGTTTTCATCAATAGAATGGCGGAAGCTCACGAGCAAGCGAGTATCAGACCTGCTTATCGTAATAACAATGAGTGCAGGAAATGTTGCAAAAAGGTTTGCGGCTATTATTTCAGTTTGGAGGTCATTGGGTTTCGCAGCCCTTCGTAGGTGCTGAGGTCTGCTACTATTGCTCCAACACTAATGCCTGACTCGATCCTCACGGGAATCCGGTTTTTGTCGTCCGTTACATATAGCGCCATATCTTCTTCACTCTTAAAGATGCGGCCAACGATAAGAATGGGCCGAAGTTTCAGGCATCTGAATTTGCCGGCTGAGGTTTTTATTTCTTCAGTACCATAATATTTTACCCCTACCATATAGGTAGTATCATCCAAAAAAGCATTGATCATGAAGCTGTCTCCTACGCTGGCATTTTCGTAGTCAATATTGCGTGCTGAATAAATCGCGGAAATAATGTCGTACGTCTGC
Proteins encoded:
- a CDS encoding M23 family metallopeptidase, coding for MKKKLLILFLIILLIGFLLPEKVIIPVENASARDWHPETFWYYPWGKSVVHKGIDIFAEEGRPVISADHGLVVFNGELRRGGQVVVVMGPKWHFHYYAHLRSADAGLLSWKSRGEKLGEVGSTGNAAGKPPHLHYSIFTPIPYFWRIDGSPMGWAKMFFLNPIQKMQHSPL
- a CDS encoding M90 family metallopeptidase, coding for MIETASLIIFLVFVWLMIKASRSRWRGATSKSRETLKPGWKEILEDKVRFYQRLEPEEKKEFEAGVLKFLRQCTITGIKTKVTDEDRILVAASAVIPLFRFPDWEYRNINEVLLYPDSFAYDYDLEGDDRSILGMVGTGTLNNKMILSRPSLRKGFGNKTDKHNVAIHEFVHLLDKADGSTDGIPEYLMDKQYIIPWLKLMRNEIKAVQEGDSDIHPYGSTSEAEFFSVVSEYFFERPNLFERKHPELYRILEKIYRLDSEQ
- the menB gene encoding 1,4-dihydroxy-2-naphthoyl-CoA synthase; the encoded protein is MVINWEIIKDYKEIIFSYYNGIGKISINRPKVHNAFTPLTVQEMSEAMELCRQDERIGAIILTGEGGEAFCSGGDQSVRGHGGYVGEDTVPRLNVLDLQMQIRRIPKPVIAMVAGWAIGGGHVLHVVCDLTIAADNARFGQTGPKVGSFDGGFGASYLARIVGQKKAREIWFLCDQYNAEEALDMGLVNKVVPLAQLEETTIAWCNKILEKSPIALRMLKAGFNAELDGQAGIQQLAGDATLLYYLSEEAKEGKNAFIEKRKPDFSKFPRFP
- a CDS encoding pyruvate dehydrogenase complex E1 component subunit beta, which encodes MSNNENKDRILQFRNALREALYEEMKRDDTVFLIGEEVADYNGAYKVSEGLLDEFGAKRVIDTPIAELGFAGIAVGAAMNGLRPVVEFMTFNFALLAIDQVVNSAAKIKSMSGGEFGCPIVFRGPTASAGQLGAQHSQAFENWYANVPGLKVVVPSDPYDAKGLLKSAIRDDDPVIFMESEQMYGDKMEVPEEEYLIPIGKAHVKQEGSNVTFVSFGKILKVAQAAADKLAEEDISVELIDLRTIRPLDFETIVKSVKKTNRLVIIEEAWPFSSISSEISYQVQKHAFDYLDAPIKRITTADAPMNYAPTLVEAHLPQVDQVVEKAKESLYVK
- a CDS encoding TraB/GumN family protein; this translates as MKRIFQLLFLAIVITCSWADAQDTTLLYRISGNGLTQNSWLYGTMHWQDERLTSFGPAVLDAIAQSDVVAVEVILDDDLQAQMGLLKYIFMDTTLSALLPEEDVEKVKALVQEVNPMMGLVVEKLKPIFISTLIMENRMEKSGDHTVDNFFEKYGKAMGKEVTGIETVEEQMQALDAISLEDQAAMLQQQISDMDESDSLSDEMMRIYLSQDMDKLYRFYKEQEDIPLNFDQSLLGDRNKIMAHRMDSLMQSRPTFLAVGALHLPGKEGVLQQLRNAGYSVESVSSPFAAEPTQLPLLNEDE
- a CDS encoding DUF3108 domain-containing protein produces the protein MKTFLLFFFLLPLMAISQTSDYRAFKPGEVLEYRIHYGLINAGYARFEVGEELKNINGKPHYQIGAIGRTTGGWDLVYKVRDYYNTYLDTKTLLPSFFIRNVTEGDYKKKESYIFMRNSNMLRSGDKEFAVPPKIHDILSALYYARCIDLSKLKAGDSLNMFTFLDDELFPVGATYTGTTTIKTKLGKFKVYIIKPKLIEGRIFKDQRDMTLYVSADKNQLPIRIESAIFVGYIQADLSEFQNLKYPLTSRVSQ